The following proteins come from a genomic window of Thermocrinis jamiesonii:
- the rnr gene encoding ribonuclease R, translating to MKESFFKEEDIIKALKRKPLNFSELVKHFSVDKKGRKVLKKILKKLKKKGLITVSNGKYKLAKEDVVVGTVIANPNGFGFLSLGEGKKDLYIPPFEMEKLLHGDKIRAKVVEFEGKKEIRVLKVLKRGKKEIVCSIRKTKKACYGIPLDENSFHTVMLPTEACKDLKDGYIVLVEITRYPSKNFPMAGKVKRILGDPKERNLIVDILIYKYRLPTEHKPETLKEAEKLFIDWEKELKRRRDLRDNLCFTIDPPKARDFDDAVAIEKTPEGYYRLWVHIADVSYFVKEGSAIDKEAFERGFTFYLPDRALHMLPEKLSADLCSLKPEEDKLAFTCEMVFNSKGDLLWYDIYESIIRSKARLTYDEALRLIVGDPALEKKYPYLIEPLRLMEDLYRILSYRRWERGSIDFDLPEAEVIVDEYGEPTAVVPYQRHIAHRIIEHFMISANETVAKHLETVGYPCLYRIHEKPDMKKVENLLEILEGLGYKVKKLSLEPKFFQKVIEDFEGRDEENLVRFLTLRSMMKAKYSPHNLGHFGLASDGYAHFTSPIRRYADLVVHRLLKKALRGEKIDYQKTVEYLEFVGEHLSIQEDLAEKVEKEAIERLKVRLMKSKIGEEFEGIITSVTSFGFFVELKDYLVRGLVSITSLEGDTYIYDEKAHRLVGYRTGKVYRLGDKVKVKLVSVDEERARLNFVLKEA from the coding sequence ATGAAAGAAAGTTTCTTTAAGGAAGAAGACATAATAAAAGCACTAAAGAGAAAGCCCTTAAACTTCAGTGAGCTTGTTAAACACTTTTCTGTAGATAAAAAAGGCAGAAAGGTACTAAAAAAAATCCTCAAAAAACTTAAAAAGAAAGGTCTTATAACTGTTAGCAATGGAAAATATAAATTAGCTAAAGAGGACGTAGTTGTTGGCACAGTAATTGCAAATCCCAATGGTTTTGGCTTTCTTTCGTTGGGAGAGGGGAAAAAGGATCTTTACATCCCTCCCTTTGAAATGGAAAAGCTTTTGCACGGGGACAAAATAAGAGCTAAGGTAGTGGAGTTTGAAGGGAAGAAGGAAATAAGAGTTCTAAAAGTTCTAAAGAGGGGGAAAAAAGAAATAGTCTGTTCCATTAGAAAGACAAAAAAAGCATGCTATGGAATACCCTTAGATGAAAATAGTTTTCACACGGTGATGTTGCCAACAGAAGCATGTAAGGATCTAAAAGATGGTTATATAGTGCTTGTGGAAATAACCCGTTATCCTTCCAAAAACTTTCCTATGGCTGGCAAGGTAAAACGGATTTTGGGAGACCCAAAAGAGAGAAATCTTATAGTTGATATACTAATATACAAGTACAGGTTACCCACTGAACATAAACCAGAAACTCTGAAAGAAGCAGAAAAGTTGTTTATTGATTGGGAAAAAGAACTTAAAAGGAGAAGAGACTTAAGAGACAACCTATGCTTTACAATAGACCCTCCAAAGGCGAGGGACTTCGACGATGCGGTAGCAATAGAAAAAACGCCAGAAGGTTACTATCGTCTTTGGGTGCACATAGCAGATGTTTCTTATTTTGTAAAAGAAGGCTCAGCCATTGATAAAGAAGCCTTTGAAAGAGGTTTTACTTTCTATCTTCCAGACAGAGCACTTCATATGCTCCCTGAAAAACTTTCTGCAGACCTTTGCAGTCTTAAACCAGAAGAAGACAAGCTTGCCTTTACCTGCGAAATGGTTTTTAATTCAAAAGGGGATCTGCTTTGGTATGACATATACGAAAGCATAATAAGAAGTAAAGCAAGACTGACTTATGATGAAGCCCTTAGGTTAATAGTAGGGGACCCAGCCCTTGAAAAGAAATATCCCTATCTTATAGAACCTTTGAGATTAATGGAAGATCTGTATAGGATCCTTTCTTACAGAAGATGGGAAAGGGGTAGTATAGACTTTGACCTACCAGAGGCAGAAGTAATAGTGGATGAATACGGAGAGCCTACCGCAGTAGTCCCCTATCAACGTCACATAGCCCACAGAATAATAGAACACTTTATGATTTCTGCCAACGAAACGGTAGCAAAGCACCTTGAGACTGTAGGATACCCGTGTCTTTACAGAATTCATGAAAAACCAGATATGAAAAAAGTAGAAAACTTACTTGAAATCCTTGAGGGTCTTGGATACAAAGTTAAAAAACTCTCCCTTGAACCAAAGTTTTTTCAAAAAGTAATAGAAGACTTTGAAGGAAGAGATGAAGAAAACTTGGTAAGATTTTTAACATTGCGTAGTATGATGAAGGCAAAGTATTCTCCGCACAACTTGGGACACTTTGGACTTGCAAGCGACGGATACGCACACTTTACCTCACCTATCAGAAGGTATGCAGATTTAGTGGTTCATAGACTTTTAAAGAAGGCTCTACGTGGAGAAAAAATAGACTATCAAAAAACGGTGGAGTATTTGGAATTTGTCGGCGAACATTTGTCCATTCAGGAGGATCTGGCTGAAAAAGTAGAAAAAGAAGCGATAGAAAGGTTAAAGGTTAGGCTGATGAAAAGCAAAATAGGAGAAGAGTTTGAAGGCATTATAACGAGCGTGACATCTTTTGGGTTCTTTGTGGAGCTAAAAGACTACCTTGTAAGGGGATTAGTCAGCATAACTTCCTTGGAAGGGGATACATACATATATGACGAAAAGGCACACAGACTGGTAGGATACAGAACAGGAAAAGTTTATCGCTTAGGAGATAAAGTAAAGGTAAAGTTAGTATCCGTAGATGAAGAAAGGGCAAGGCTTAACTTTGTGCTAAAAGAAGCTTAA
- a CDS encoding iron-containing alcohol dehydrogenase encodes MNFDFYLPVEIIFGRGRIKSLGEVAKRYGYRAIIITGRKSAKENGALEKALGSLKSWGVEKVIVYDKVEPNPTDKIVNEASQIVVEEKIDYIVGLGGGSALDTAKAVSIVSSNEGYAWDYVNYPEGPRLIPYLNRPVICIPTTAGTGSEVNRYSVISNPIRKEKLVISHSLNYPKVALIDPELCLSMSPKLTAITGVDAFIHALESLTNKVENVFADELAIRALRIIKEWLPVAVSEPSNLKAREWMSYAAMLAGIAIDKKRVALIHGMEHPVSAHYPNIAHAEGLAALAPAITNFNYKGNPKKYALFAEIMGYEPKPEKAVSAVADFLEKVGMRVSLKELGVEKEKLERLAEDTYMLSRGLFPINPVEPSMEDILKLYQQSYEGF; translated from the coding sequence ATGAACTTTGATTTTTACCTTCCTGTTGAAATAATATTTGGCAGAGGAAGGATTAAAAGTCTTGGAGAGGTAGCAAAAAGATACGGATACAGAGCTATCATAATAACCGGAAGAAAAAGCGCTAAGGAAAATGGTGCTTTGGAAAAAGCTTTAGGCTCCCTTAAAAGTTGGGGAGTGGAAAAGGTAATCGTCTACGACAAGGTAGAACCAAATCCGACAGATAAGATAGTGAATGAGGCAAGCCAAATAGTGGTTGAAGAAAAAATAGATTACATAGTAGGTTTGGGGGGAGGTAGTGCATTAGATACCGCAAAAGCGGTTTCTATAGTTTCTTCCAATGAAGGTTACGCTTGGGACTATGTTAATTATCCAGAAGGTCCGAGACTTATTCCCTATCTTAACAGACCGGTAATATGCATACCTACAACTGCAGGAACAGGGAGCGAAGTGAATCGCTATTCGGTGATATCAAACCCTATCAGAAAGGAAAAGTTGGTTATATCCCACTCTCTGAACTATCCGAAAGTAGCCTTAATAGACCCAGAGCTTTGCCTTTCTATGAGCCCAAAGCTTACCGCCATTACCGGAGTAGATGCTTTCATCCACGCCCTTGAGTCTCTCACAAACAAAGTGGAAAACGTCTTTGCGGATGAATTGGCCATAAGGGCTCTGAGGATAATAAAAGAATGGTTGCCTGTGGCAGTTTCGGAACCGAGTAACCTCAAAGCAAGGGAATGGATGAGCTATGCTGCCATGCTTGCAGGTATTGCCATAGATAAAAAAAGGGTAGCGCTAATTCACGGTATGGAACATCCTGTCTCCGCACACTATCCAAACATAGCCCACGCCGAAGGGCTTGCCGCTTTGGCACCAGCTATAACTAACTTTAACTACAAAGGCAATCCCAAAAAGTATGCCTTGTTTGCAGAAATCATGGGATACGAACCTAAGCCTGAAAAGGCGGTTTCTGCAGTAGCAGATTTTTTAGAAAAGGTTGGTATGCGTGTAAGTCTTAAAGAGTTGGGAGTGGAAAAGGAAAAGCTTGAAAGGTTGGCAGAAGATACCTACATGCTCTCAAGGGGACTTTTTCCGATAAATCCTGTAGAGCCTTCAATGGAAGATATACTAAAGCTATACCAACAATCCTATGAAGGTTTTTAA
- a CDS encoding TraR/DksA family transcriptional regulator translates to MLTPEQLAILKEKLEQEKEKLLERFRKIEDTQSRIGEQIREPGDQEDLSQMTYTQEILDNLSAREMFVIKEIDYALQKIQAGTYGVCEYCGEYIEYERLLAIPWTRYHAHCAEKAEEEGIIPTYTPMIFEGTLPEEMEIQREDITEA, encoded by the coding sequence ATGCTAACCCCAGAGCAGTTGGCTATACTTAAGGAGAAGCTTGAGCAAGAAAAAGAAAAGCTGTTAGAGCGGTTCAGAAAGATAGAAGACACTCAAAGTAGAATAGGCGAGCAGATAAGGGAACCCGGAGATCAAGAAGATTTGAGCCAAATGACCTATACCCAAGAAATACTGGATAATCTATCTGCCAGAGAGATGTTCGTGATAAAGGAAATAGATTATGCATTGCAGAAAATACAGGCGGGAACTTATGGGGTATGCGAATACTGTGGTGAATACATAGAATACGAAAGACTTTTAGCCATTCCTTGGACAAGATATCATGCTCACTGTGCAGAGAAGGCAGAAGAAGAGGGAATTATCCCAACTTATACACCTATGATATTTGAAGGCACACTACCTGAGGAGATGGAGATTCAAAGAGAAGACATCACAGAAGCATGA
- a CDS encoding flagellar hook protein FlgE has product MMRSFFNAVTGLNAYRTWMDITSDNLANVNTIGFKGSRPVFQDVISSVTIGLNTVTNTMKSTTYGAGILVDSTQKLWTIGNFKQTGVNTDLAIQGRGLFIIKDPISNTFYYTRDGQFRLSRDGYMVNSGGLKLQGFRVDEKGRTIGTGLEDIHVIQQLPPKSTGTITFLQPSNLNADAAVPATPFDPNDPTSYNYKYTITIYDSLGTPYQADLFFRKSATNMWEIYLRSDINPSTAGYELSGNWTNVQFDPSGKLIYDGDVVREPSPDGRSFLYYLNPASLTVPTTTPSGGTFPAAADWRIYVGETPQVGAPNIGDPISNSYITQYSADFIVTADQDGYAKGDLVDVYVLSEDGAVVGVYSNGKSLPLYRVAIAVFPDPEELIKKGANLYTSISTPTIMAPGGAEKVRSGMLEMSNVDIATEFINLISAQRSYQANARTITATNAILDDTINLVR; this is encoded by the coding sequence ATGATGAGAAGCTTTTTTAACGCAGTTACAGGACTCAACGCATACAGAACTTGGATGGACATAACCTCTGATAACTTAGCTAACGTAAATACCATAGGCTTTAAGGGAAGCAGGCCCGTCTTTCAAGATGTGATATCTTCAGTTACTATAGGCCTAAATACTGTGACGAACACTATGAAATCTACCACGTATGGGGCAGGTATTTTGGTGGATAGCACGCAGAAGCTCTGGACCATAGGCAACTTTAAACAGACAGGTGTAAATACAGACCTTGCTATACAAGGTAGAGGTCTTTTTATAATTAAGGATCCGATAAGCAACACGTTCTATTACACCAGAGATGGGCAATTCAGACTTAGCAGGGATGGTTATATGGTAAACTCTGGTGGTTTAAAACTACAGGGTTTTAGAGTGGATGAGAAGGGAAGGACCATAGGTACTGGGCTTGAGGACATACACGTTATACAACAACTTCCTCCAAAATCCACAGGAACAATCACCTTTTTACAACCTTCCAATTTAAACGCTGACGCTGCCGTGCCAGCAACACCCTTTGACCCAAACGATCCAACTTCCTACAATTACAAATACACCATAACAATATACGACAGTTTGGGCACTCCCTATCAGGCGGACCTATTTTTTAGAAAATCAGCAACAAATATGTGGGAAATTTACCTGCGCTCGGACATTAATCCCAGCACTGCTGGTTATGAGCTGTCAGGTAATTGGACAAATGTGCAGTTTGATCCTTCTGGTAAGTTGATTTATGACGGCGATGTAGTTAGAGAACCATCCCCTGACGGAAGAAGCTTTTTGTATTATTTAAACCCTGCTTCCTTAACTGTTCCTACTACTACACCCAGCGGAGGAACCTTTCCAGCTGCTGCAGATTGGCGCATATACGTAGGTGAAACGCCCCAAGTAGGTGCCCCAAATATTGGAGATCCAATATCAAATTCCTACATTACTCAATACTCTGCAGATTTCATAGTAACCGCAGACCAAGACGGATACGCCAAGGGGGACCTGGTGGATGTTTATGTTCTTTCCGAAGACGGTGCAGTAGTGGGTGTATACTCCAACGGCAAATCCTTACCTCTTTACAGGGTAGCCATAGCTGTTTTCCCCGATCCGGAGGAGCTTATAAAGAAGGGTGCTAACCTTTATACTTCTATTTCTACACCAACAATAATGGCACCGGGTGGTGCAGAAAAAGTCCGCTCTGGTATGTTGGAGATGTCAAATGTGGATATAGCTACGGAGTTCATAAACCTAATTTCCGCTCAAAGGTCATATCAAGCAAACGCCAGAACAATAACCGCAACAAATGCCATACTTGATGATACAATAAACTTGGTCAGATAA